Proteins encoded by one window of Salvia splendens isolate huo1 chromosome 5, SspV2, whole genome shotgun sequence:
- the LOC121805897 gene encoding ELMO domain-containing protein C-like, whose product MDDRGGEGGSFVAVRRISQGLDQGTACHSTGSSAWLGRGLSCVCAQKRDFEDHPSFELTPAQEECLHRLQNRINIGYDSSNPKHQEALKALWHAAFPEEQLHGLISERWKEMGWQGKDPSTDFRGGGFISLENLLYFARHFPKSFQDLLQKKEGDRAMWEYPFAVAGVNITFMLIQMLDFEAVKPRTLVGATFLKLLADNESAFDLLYCIAFKLMDHKWLDMHASYMDFNTVMKATRHQLEMELLQEDIVRLEDLPSYNLLSR is encoded by the exons ATGGATGAcagaggaggagaaggaggatcGTTTGTGGCGGTGCGCCGAATTTCTCAAGGACTCGATCAAGGAACTGCCTGTCATTCTACTG GATCTTCTGCGTGGCTAGGCAGAGGCCTTTCGTGTGTTTGTGCTCAAAAAAGAGATTTTGAGGATCATCCATCATTTGAGTTGACGCCCGCACAG GAAGAATGTTTACACAGACTACAGAACCGGATAAATATTGGTTATGATAGTTCTAATCCCAAGCACCAG GAAGCTCTAAAGGCATTGTGGCATGCTGCCTTTCCTGAAGAGCAACTACACGGGTTAATATCAGAACGGTGGAAGGAGATGGGTTGGCAGGGGAAAGATCCATCGACAGATTTTAG GGGTGGTGGTTTCAtatcattggaaaatttgttaTACTTTGCGAGGCACTTTCCT AAATCTTTTCAGGATCTTCTTCAGAAGAAAGAGGGTGATAGGGCAATGTGGGAATACCCCTTTGCCGTAGCTGGTGTCAATATCACATTCATGCTTATTCAGATGCTTGACTTTGAAGCAG TAAAGCCCAGAACACTTGTGGGAGCAACCTTCTTGAAGTTGCTTGCAG ATAATGAATCAGCTTTCGACCTTCTATATTGCATCGCGTTCAAGCTAATGGACCATAAATGGCTCGACATGCATGCTTCGTACATGGATTTCAAT ACTGTGATGAAAGCTACTCGCCATCAGCTGGAGATGGAGCTTCTCCAGGAAGACATTGTACGCCTCGAGGACCTGCCCTCTTATAACCTTCTTAGTCGGTAA